One segment of Chthoniobacterales bacterium DNA contains the following:
- a CDS encoding DUF885 domain-containing protein — translation MFRRILKWTLRIVALLILVAAIFLVNLIWFRPWSLNLFYQKVFAQVLFEEPELLSSLGLVEQFGITSHNGKLGDASPAHQQRYFDRAKQNLADLRAYSIDRQTPSQRLSTHILDWYISRELEGEKYQWHNYPVNQLFGVQSEFPSFMAGQHRLLAPRDCEYYLQRLGAVGTKFDQLLESLKAREQRQILPPRFVVEKVLAEMSSFVAQPAAQNILATSFRERAAKIKELTDAQRADFQTRVETAVTNQVYPAYKKLIDYFNSVLPKTTTDDGVWKLPDGDAFYAYALRKNTTTTLKPDEVHDLGLREVARIEEEMRAILDANGFAGRPIGQAIDELTKDPKSHFPNDDQGRQDALAEYTRLISDAIERSKLLFLTVPKAKVEVRRVPEFKQATSPGAYYQGAAMDGTRPGVFYANLRDLSEIPKWSMPTLAYHEGVPGHHWQIATAQELKGLPQFRKLIPFTAYQEGWALYTEWLAKEAGWYEGNPFGDLGRLQAELFRAVRLVVDTGIHAKRWPRQQAIDYMREKTGMGEKEVTAEIERYIVNPGQACAYKVGMLKIQELRKRAQTELGAKFDQRQFHDVVLKNGALPLEILEEQISNYIQRTK, via the coding sequence ATGTTCAGACGTATCTTGAAATGGACGCTGCGGATCGTGGCGCTGCTAATCCTCGTGGCGGCCATCTTTTTGGTCAATCTGATCTGGTTCCGTCCGTGGAGCTTGAACCTCTTTTACCAAAAGGTATTCGCGCAGGTGCTTTTCGAAGAGCCGGAGCTCCTCTCGTCGCTCGGCTTGGTCGAACAGTTCGGAATTACCAGCCACAATGGCAAACTCGGCGACGCCTCGCCGGCGCATCAGCAACGCTATTTCGATCGCGCGAAACAGAACCTGGCCGATCTCCGCGCTTATTCGATCGATCGCCAGACGCCGTCGCAGCGGCTTTCCACTCACATTCTCGATTGGTACATCAGCCGCGAGCTCGAGGGCGAAAAGTATCAGTGGCACAATTACCCGGTGAACCAGCTTTTCGGTGTCCAGAGCGAGTTCCCCTCATTCATGGCCGGCCAGCATCGGCTCCTCGCCCCGCGGGATTGCGAGTATTACCTCCAGCGGCTCGGCGCCGTCGGGACGAAGTTCGATCAATTGCTGGAAAGCCTGAAGGCGCGCGAACAAAGGCAGATTCTGCCGCCGCGTTTTGTGGTCGAGAAGGTCCTCGCCGAGATGAGCAGTTTCGTGGCCCAACCGGCCGCGCAAAATATTCTCGCCACTTCCTTCAGGGAGCGCGCCGCCAAGATCAAAGAACTGACTGACGCGCAGCGCGCCGATTTTCAAACGCGAGTGGAAACGGCGGTGACCAATCAGGTTTACCCGGCTTACAAAAAGTTGATCGATTATTTCAATAGCGTTCTGCCGAAGACCACCACGGACGATGGCGTCTGGAAGCTGCCGGATGGCGATGCGTTTTATGCTTACGCCCTGCGCAAGAACACCACCACGACGCTGAAACCCGACGAGGTCCACGATCTCGGCCTGCGCGAAGTGGCGCGAATCGAAGAGGAGATGCGCGCCATTCTCGATGCGAACGGGTTTGCCGGCCGCCCGATTGGCCAGGCGATCGACGAGCTCACCAAAGATCCGAAGTCTCATTTCCCGAACGACGACCAGGGCCGCCAGGATGCGCTGGCCGAGTATACGCGCCTGATCTCCGACGCGATCGAACGGTCGAAACTCTTATTCCTGACCGTGCCGAAGGCGAAGGTGGAAGTGCGCCGCGTGCCGGAATTCAAACAAGCGACCTCTCCCGGCGCCTATTATCAGGGGGCGGCGATGGACGGCACGCGCCCCGGTGTTTTCTACGCGAACCTGCGCGATTTGAGCGAAATCCCGAAATGGTCGATGCCGACCCTAGCTTACCACGAAGGCGTTCCCGGACATCATTGGCAAATCGCGACAGCGCAGGAATTGAAGGGGCTGCCGCAGTTCCGGAAACTCATTCCGTTCACGGCCTACCAGGAAGGCTGGGCGCTTTACACCGAGTGGCTCGCCAAGGAGGCGGGCTGGTACGAGGGAAACCCATTCGGCGATCTTGGGCGGCTGCAGGCGGAACTTTTCCGCGCGGTCCGGCTGGTAGTGGACACGGGGATTCACGCGAAGCGCTGGCCGCGGCAGCAGGCGATCGATTACATGCGCGAGAAGACCGGCATGGGCGAAAAGGAAGTGACCGCCGAGATCGAGCGCTACATCGTAAATCCGGGCCAGGCGTGCGCCTACAAAGTGGGCATGCTCAAAATCCAGGAATTACGAAAGCGCGCGCAAACGGAGCTCGGAGCGAAGTTCGACCAGCGCCAGTTCCATGATGTGGTCTTGAAGAACGGCGCGTTGCCGCTCGAAATTCTCGAGGAGCAGATCAGCAATTACATCCAGCGGACGAAGTAG
- a CDS encoding thiamine pyrophosphate-dependent enzyme, which translates to MPALTKKDKLRLLTILLESRHGDLREQNLNRQGKGHFHVSGMGHEGLAALGIAMTQGDYVVPYYRDRGLVLGRGVASSELALDYFAKRKGQSHGRQMPSHYSYASRGIWSVPTPTGSQLLPACGIAWGIQLDKKENVVVTTVGDAATRQGDFFEAVCFAKERKLPVLFVVEDNKYGISSPTRKINPRALDVLQPNDWKEIDGSDIQQIYDEGTKAFESMRAGNGPVFFWVNMERLSSHTSSDDQKLYRTAEELAECEKCDPLRSWSERLIAEGVLTADEYTNLDKEIKERIRNEFAEAERAEDPSADELNVQVTAELPQLDDEVLPAGKYRIGDTVNKTLRLGLEKNPARIIFGEDVEDPKGGVFRLTQKLSTEFPKQVYNSPLAESTILGVACGLASYGKRPVFELQFIDFIGPGWNQLVTNLSTLRWRSYGSWTCPVVIYAPYGAYLPGGSLWHSQANEAALAHYPGINVAIPSTPEDAAGLLWTAMHCEDPTFVLIPKHLLWAEHESAEPVLAVPLGVARKRASGSQVTLVAWGNTVEKSLEALQEIGDEISVDLLDLRSIVPWDRAAIEESVARTGRLVIVQEDSENCSVGQMIVSHLAGVPEIWSELIAPPILVSKTNVMIGYNPIYEYAALPDVKRIVAALRRSISMETARLETARPRAVGSVESAVESAVPAESQRPDGGPSPSGPSPSGPSLSKKPAESADPGYNKRMRAQKITIPIMGEGIRNAKVVTLLKKPGDKIELDDPLCEVETDKAVYPIESSFAGTMGEWKTQVGDTVEIGQEIGEILAEGDSFAEQFETAAEASPQQKANGAEDESMRREVAPPVREMKKQVPSRETIEPALSPTIVRRLGRVVPANLQIDARWDAIRSAREKAKMEEGKNAASPSVMVAWSVVRAMEKHAPFRRIILDDDRIVENDEFDLGIAVAIDGDRLATAVVTKANTRDWPDFVKRYNETVAETREGRVDAMNAPLVISSLGAFGVRAAAPIVVPPSVGTLFVGSAHYEAIGDGRKTEPAEVITLSLTFDHRVVNGAGAANFVHEIKGLIENFAIPAATKTSAGK; encoded by the coding sequence ATGCCCGCCTTGACCAAAAAAGATAAGCTGCGCCTCCTCACGATCCTGCTCGAGAGCCGGCACGGCGATCTGCGCGAGCAAAACCTAAACCGCCAGGGCAAAGGCCATTTCCATGTCTCCGGCATGGGCCACGAAGGCCTGGCTGCGCTCGGGATTGCGATGACGCAGGGTGATTACGTTGTGCCCTATTATCGCGACCGCGGCCTCGTTCTCGGACGGGGGGTCGCGTCGAGCGAGTTGGCCCTGGATTATTTTGCCAAACGCAAGGGCCAGAGCCACGGCCGGCAAATGCCGTCGCATTACAGTTATGCATCCCGCGGGATCTGGAGCGTCCCCACTCCGACCGGTTCGCAGCTGCTGCCAGCGTGCGGCATCGCCTGGGGAATCCAGCTCGATAAGAAAGAAAATGTGGTCGTTACCACCGTGGGCGACGCCGCCACGCGCCAGGGCGATTTTTTTGAGGCGGTTTGTTTTGCCAAAGAACGCAAGCTGCCGGTGCTTTTCGTCGTCGAGGACAACAAATACGGAATCAGCAGCCCGACGCGCAAGATCAACCCGCGCGCTCTCGATGTTCTTCAACCTAACGACTGGAAGGAAATCGACGGGAGCGACATCCAGCAGATTTACGACGAAGGCACGAAAGCTTTCGAGTCGATGCGCGCTGGCAACGGGCCCGTCTTTTTCTGGGTCAACATGGAACGGCTTTCCAGCCACACAAGTTCCGACGACCAGAAACTTTACCGGACCGCGGAAGAACTGGCCGAATGCGAGAAGTGCGACCCGCTGCGCTCCTGGAGCGAGCGCCTGATCGCCGAGGGCGTGCTCACGGCGGACGAATACACAAATCTCGACAAGGAGATCAAGGAACGGATCCGCAACGAATTCGCGGAGGCCGAGCGCGCCGAAGATCCGTCAGCGGACGAGCTGAATGTCCAGGTCACGGCAGAACTGCCGCAGCTCGATGACGAAGTTTTGCCCGCGGGCAAATACCGGATCGGCGACACGGTTAACAAAACGCTCCGGCTCGGGCTCGAGAAGAATCCCGCTCGCATCATCTTTGGCGAGGATGTGGAGGATCCGAAGGGCGGCGTTTTCCGTCTTACCCAAAAACTTTCGACCGAATTTCCGAAACAGGTTTACAACTCGCCCCTGGCCGAATCGACGATTCTGGGCGTCGCCTGTGGCCTGGCCTCGTATGGGAAGCGGCCGGTCTTCGAGCTGCAATTCATCGACTTCATTGGGCCGGGCTGGAACCAGCTCGTGACGAATCTTTCCACGCTGCGCTGGCGCTCGTACGGCTCGTGGACCTGTCCGGTTGTGATCTATGCGCCTTACGGAGCGTATTTGCCGGGCGGCAGCCTTTGGCACAGCCAGGCGAATGAAGCGGCGCTCGCCCATTATCCGGGAATCAACGTCGCCATTCCGAGCACGCCGGAGGATGCCGCCGGTCTCCTGTGGACGGCGATGCATTGCGAAGATCCGACCTTCGTCCTGATCCCGAAGCATCTTCTCTGGGCCGAACACGAATCCGCCGAGCCGGTCCTCGCGGTCCCGTTGGGCGTGGCGCGGAAACGCGCCAGCGGGTCCCAGGTCACGCTGGTGGCCTGGGGAAACACGGTCGAGAAATCGCTCGAAGCGCTCCAGGAAATCGGCGACGAAATCAGTGTCGATCTGCTTGATCTGCGTTCGATCGTTCCGTGGGATCGCGCCGCGATCGAGGAATCGGTGGCGCGCACTGGCCGGCTCGTGATTGTCCAGGAGGACAGCGAAAATTGCAGCGTCGGCCAGATGATTGTCTCGCATCTGGCTGGTGTCCCGGAGATTTGGAGCGAGCTGATCGCGCCGCCAATTCTCGTAAGCAAAACGAATGTCATGATCGGCTACAACCCGATTTACGAATATGCCGCGCTCCCCGATGTGAAACGCATCGTCGCCGCGCTAAGGCGATCGATCTCCATGGAGACGGCACGTTTGGAGACGGCACGCCCCCGTGCCGTGGGGTCTGTCGAATCTGCCGTCGAATCTGCGGTTCCAGCTGAATCCCAACGGCCCGATGGCGGGCCGTCTCCAAGCGGGCCGTCTCCAAGCGGGCCGTCGTTATCAAAAAAGCCTGCTGAGAGCGCCGATCCCGGCTACAACAAGAGAATGCGGGCACAAAAGATCACGATCCCGATCATGGGCGAAGGCATTCGCAACGCCAAGGTCGTCACGCTCCTGAAAAAGCCGGGCGACAAGATCGAGCTCGACGATCCGCTTTGCGAAGTGGAGACCGACAAGGCGGTTTACCCGATCGAGTCCTCTTTCGCCGGGACGATGGGCGAATGGAAAACGCAGGTCGGCGACACCGTCGAGATTGGACAGGAGATCGGCGAAATCCTCGCGGAGGGTGATTCGTTCGCCGAGCAATTCGAAACGGCCGCGGAAGCCTCGCCGCAACAGAAGGCGAACGGCGCTGAAGATGAATCGATGCGGCGAGAGGTAGCTCCGCCCGTTCGGGAGATGAAGAAGCAGGTCCCGTCGAGAGAAACGATCGAGCCGGCACTTTCCCCGACGATTGTCCGGCGGCTTGGACGCGTCGTCCCGGCAAACCTGCAGATCGACGCCCGCTGGGACGCGATTCGGAGCGCGCGCGAAAAGGCCAAGATGGAAGAAGGCAAGAATGCCGCTTCGCCCTCCGTGATGGTGGCTTGGTCGGTCGTTAGGGCAATGGAGAAGCACGCTCCGTTTCGCCGCATTATTTTGGACGACGATCGCATCGTCGAGAACGACGAATTCGATCTCGGCATTGCCGTCGCAATCGACGGCGACCGGTTGGCGACCGCGGTGGTGACGAAGGCGAACACGCGCGATTGGCCCGATTTTGTGAAGCGCTACAACGAAACTGTCGCGGAGACCCGCGAAGGGCGAGTCGATGCGATGAACGCGCCGTTGGTCATCAGCAGTTTGGGCGCATTCGGTGTCCGGGCCGCGGCGCCGATTGTGGTGCCGCCATCCGTGGGCACCCTCTTCGTTGGTTCCGCCCATTACGAAGCGATTGGCGATGGAAGGAAGACCGAGCCCGCCGAAGTCATCACCCTATCCCTGACCTTCGATCACAGAGTTGTGAATGGCGCCGGCGCCGCCAATTTTGTCCACGAGATCAAAGGATTGATCGAGAATTTCGCGATACCGGCTGCGACGAAGACATCGGCTGGAAAATAA
- the thrC gene encoding threonine synthase, whose protein sequence is MNKSPEIMPNRGRGVIARYREFLPVTDATPIVSLGEGGTPLIFSPRLSAIVGRGCEVHLKYEGLNPTCSFKDRGMTVAVSKAAERGAAALICASTGNTSASAAAYAARAGLRCVVVLPAGKIASGKLLQAFAYGAKVIAIDGNFDDALLIVRKLGERADFAIVNSINPDRIAGQKTAAFEIVDELGNAPNFHLLPLGNAGNLTAYWAGYREYQNAGKSTTLPAMLGFQAAGAAPIFHGRAIENPETIASAIRIGNPASWKAASQAVADSRGAVDIVTDEEILAAQQWLARNEGIFVEPASAAPIAGLFKCCEPKRNPAYTFSQIPEESRIVCTVTGHGLKDPEAMANQTSALTTVAANERAVLDAIGF, encoded by the coding sequence GTGAACAAGTCGCCGGAAATCATGCCGAACCGGGGCAGGGGAGTAATCGCCCGATACCGCGAGTTTCTTCCCGTCACGGACGCAACCCCGATCGTCTCGTTAGGCGAAGGCGGGACGCCGCTCATCTTCTCGCCCCGGCTCAGCGCCATCGTCGGGCGCGGCTGCGAAGTCCATTTGAAATACGAAGGCCTCAACCCGACCTGCTCCTTCAAGGATCGCGGAATGACCGTCGCCGTTTCCAAAGCCGCGGAGCGCGGAGCGGCTGCGCTCATTTGCGCATCGACCGGCAACACCTCCGCCTCGGCGGCCGCCTATGCCGCTCGCGCCGGCCTTCGTTGCGTGGTCGTTTTGCCGGCGGGAAAAATCGCCAGCGGTAAGTTGCTCCAGGCCTTTGCCTACGGCGCTAAAGTGATCGCGATCGACGGCAACTTCGACGACGCCCTCCTCATCGTCCGGAAACTGGGCGAGCGGGCGGATTTCGCGATCGTGAACTCGATCAATCCCGACCGCATCGCCGGCCAAAAAACCGCCGCCTTCGAAATCGTGGATGAACTCGGCAACGCGCCCAATTTCCATCTTCTCCCGCTGGGCAACGCCGGGAACCTCACGGCGTATTGGGCCGGTTACCGGGAATATCAGAACGCGGGCAAATCAACGACGCTGCCCGCCATGCTCGGTTTCCAGGCTGCCGGCGCTGCCCCAATTTTTCACGGGCGCGCCATCGAGAACCCGGAAACGATCGCGTCCGCGATCCGGATCGGCAATCCGGCCAGCTGGAAAGCGGCGTCACAGGCCGTCGCCGATTCCAGGGGCGCAGTGGATATCGTGACCGACGAAGAGATTCTCGCCGCGCAACAATGGCTGGCGAGGAACGAGGGGATTTTTGTCGAGCCGGCCAGCGCCGCGCCAATCGCGGGGTTGTTCAAGTGTTGCGAGCCGAAGCGAAATCCCGCGTATACCTTTTCGCAAATACCCGAGGAAAGCCGGATCGTTTGCACGGTGACCGGCCACGGCTTGAAAGATCCCGAAGCGATGGCGAATCAGACAAGCGCCCTGACTACAGTCGCCGCAAATGAGCGCGCTGTTCTCGACGCGATTGGCTTTTAG
- a CDS encoding aspartate kinase, whose protein sequence is MRLIVQKYGGTSVGSAERIRNVARRLLETQREGCRVVAVISAMAGVTDNLIKLARETSPQPSERELDTLLATGEQAAIALTAMAVNALGGKAISLTGAEAGILTDRAHTRAKIANISPRQIHALLADDYIVVVAGFQGQNAEGETTTLGRGGSDLTAIALAGALNADACQIFTDVDGVFTCDPRVVLDAKKLDEVAYDELLEMAGAGSKVMQSRAVEFAKKFGVEFEVRSSFKTDPGTIAKEETANMEDVVIRGISVERHQAKVTVDDVRDEPGVASRIFSVISSGNIIVDMIVQSVSKHGTTDISFTIHENDLDAATKLLEPVVKEVRAAGLITTSGVAKLSVVGIGMRSHSGVAARLFDCLGKGGINIQLISTSEIKIAVIIDGKDADRAAQLTHQEFGLSRFTPSEPAAEDE, encoded by the coding sequence ATGCGCCTGATCGTCCAGAAATACGGCGGCACATCGGTCGGTTCTGCCGAGCGGATCCGGAATGTCGCGCGCCGATTGCTCGAAACGCAGCGGGAAGGTTGCCGCGTCGTCGCGGTGATTTCCGCGATGGCCGGCGTCACCGACAACCTGATCAAACTGGCGCGGGAAACTTCACCCCAGCCAAGCGAGCGCGAGCTCGACACCTTGCTCGCCACCGGCGAACAGGCCGCGATCGCGCTCACCGCCATGGCCGTCAACGCCCTGGGCGGGAAAGCGATTTCCCTCACGGGCGCGGAAGCCGGCATCCTGACCGATCGCGCCCATACCCGGGCCAAGATCGCCAACATTTCTCCGCGACAAATCCACGCCCTCCTGGCCGATGATTACATCGTCGTTGTGGCCGGGTTTCAGGGACAGAACGCCGAGGGCGAAACCACCACGCTCGGCCGCGGCGGCTCCGACCTGACCGCGATCGCGCTCGCCGGAGCGTTAAACGCCGATGCCTGCCAGATTTTTACCGACGTCGATGGCGTTTTCACCTGCGATCCCCGGGTGGTCCTGGATGCAAAGAAACTCGACGAAGTTGCCTACGACGAGCTCCTCGAAATGGCCGGCGCCGGCTCAAAGGTCATGCAATCGCGCGCCGTCGAATTCGCCAAAAAATTCGGGGTCGAATTCGAAGTTCGCTCCAGTTTCAAGACCGACCCGGGCACGATCGCGAAGGAGGAAACCGCGAATATGGAGGATGTGGTCATCCGCGGAATCAGCGTCGAGCGGCACCAGGCCAAGGTCACGGTGGACGATGTCCGGGATGAGCCGGGGGTCGCGAGCCGGATTTTCTCGGTGATCTCGAGCGGGAATATCATCGTGGACATGATCGTCCAGAGCGTTTCCAAGCACGGCACGACCGATATTTCCTTTACCATTCACGAAAACGACTTGGACGCCGCGACGAAACTCCTGGAACCCGTGGTGAAGGAAGTCCGGGCGGCGGGTTTGATCACCACCAGCGGCGTGGCCAAGCTCAGCGTGGTCGGGATCGGGATGCGGTCGCATTCCGGCGTGGCCGCGCGGCTGTTCGATTGCCTGGGCAAGGGTGGGATCAATATCCAGCTTATCTCGACCTCCGAAATCAAGATCGCGGTAATCATCGACGGAAAAGACGCCGACCGGGCCGCCCAACTGACCCACCAGGAGTTCGGCCTGTCCCGATTCACGCCCTCAGAACCTGCGGCCGAGGACGAATGA
- a CDS encoding kelch repeat-containing protein: protein MSKPIAFLLILLSAGLVFVQPCSGAAFGFGFTRSLLTARTQHTATLLPDGRVLVAGGAGTNNPGINILATAELYDPASATWTSTGSLRMGRRQHTATLLANGKVLVAGGIGVDEDDLTSAVLYDPATGIWTTTGSLSGARSQHTATLLPNGKVLVAGGIHYGSGYGGGSTLWTAELYDPASGTWTSTDRLATGRFLHTAELLPNGKVLVAGGLEEGINLNTLASAELFDPASGTWTATGSLATGRFSHTATLLPDGRLLVAGGEHFFQSGQNILASAELYDPASGTWTTTGSMANARITHRASLLANGKVLVVGGYKQGGILLNSAELYNPATGTWTATGPLGVARPFFTATLLSNGKVLVAGGGWLGYGTTYYDYAELYEPIPTLLNISTRVRVETGDNAMIGGFIITGTEPKTVIVRGIGPSLGLPGAVADPTIEVHGPSGELLGANDNWGDALTRQQIIDSGLAPANDLESALWGVINPGAYTVIVRNKNGAPGTGLFDAYDLDYAADSKLANVSTRGLVQTEDNILIGGFIVGGGTEGSMARVLVRAVGPSVPVTGRLADSTLELRDASGTLLASNDNWKTHPDGSSQQAEIEATGLQPANDLESALLQTFPAGNYTAIVRGVNNTTGTGLVEVYNLP from the coding sequence GTGTCCAAGCCGATCGCATTCCTATTGATCCTCTTGAGCGCCGGCCTGGTATTCGTCCAACCATGCAGCGGCGCTGCCTTTGGTTTTGGGTTCACGCGGAGCCTCCTGACCGCACGCACTCAGCACACGGCGACGCTACTTCCTGATGGAAGGGTGCTGGTCGCGGGTGGAGCTGGCACCAACAACCCGGGCATCAATATTCTCGCGACCGCAGAACTCTACGATCCGGCAAGCGCAACATGGACCAGCACCGGCAGCCTCCGGATGGGGCGGCGGCAGCACACAGCCACATTGCTGGCCAACGGCAAGGTGCTCGTCGCAGGTGGAATTGGCGTCGACGAGGACGATCTCACCAGCGCAGTGCTCTACGACCCCGCGACGGGAATCTGGACGACTACCGGCAGTCTCTCCGGCGCCCGAAGTCAGCACACCGCAACGTTGCTGCCCAACGGCAAGGTGCTCGTCGCGGGTGGTATTCATTACGGATCGGGTTATGGCGGCGGATCCACGCTCTGGACCGCGGAATTGTACGATCCAGCCAGTGGTACCTGGACATCGACCGACCGCCTCGCCACCGGACGCTTCCTCCATACGGCGGAATTGCTACCGAATGGCAAGGTGCTTGTCGCGGGAGGCCTAGAGGAGGGCATCAACCTCAACACTCTCGCGAGCGCGGAACTGTTCGATCCGGCCAGCGGAACCTGGACGGCGACTGGCTCTCTCGCCACGGGACGCTTTTCTCATACAGCAACGTTGCTGCCCGATGGCAGACTCCTCGTTGCCGGAGGGGAACACTTTTTCCAAAGCGGGCAAAATATTCTCGCGAGCGCGGAACTGTACGATCCCGCTAGCGGCACCTGGACAACGACGGGGAGCATGGCCAACGCTCGAATTACTCACCGGGCGAGTTTGCTGGCCAACGGCAAGGTGCTCGTCGTCGGAGGATACAAACAAGGAGGCATCCTTCTCAACAGCGCGGAATTGTACAACCCGGCGACCGGGACCTGGACAGCGACCGGGCCCCTTGGCGTCGCCAGGCCTTTCTTTACGGCGACGTTGTTGTCCAACGGCAAGGTGTTAGTCGCCGGGGGCGGGTGGTTAGGGTACGGCACCACCTATTACGATTACGCGGAACTGTACGAGCCAATACCTACGTTGCTGAACATCTCCACCCGTGTGCGGGTGGAAACAGGTGACAACGCCATGATCGGCGGATTCATCATTACCGGCACAGAGCCCAAGACAGTGATCGTTCGCGGGATTGGACCCTCGCTCGGCTTGCCGGGGGCGGTCGCCGACCCAACCATCGAAGTTCACGGTCCTTCGGGCGAGCTCCTTGGCGCCAATGACAACTGGGGTGACGCCCTGACCAGACAGCAAATCATCGATAGCGGGCTGGCGCCGGCGAACGATTTGGAATCGGCGCTTTGGGGCGTGATCAATCCCGGGGCCTATACGGTCATTGTGCGGAATAAAAACGGCGCCCCGGGCACCGGCCTATTCGACGCCTACGATCTCGATTATGCCGCTGACTCGAAACTGGCTAACGTCTCAACGCGCGGGCTTGTCCAAACGGAAGACAACATCCTCATCGGCGGGTTTATTGTCGGGGGAGGGACCGAAGGCTCGATGGCGAGGGTGTTGGTGCGCGCCGTAGGACCATCGGTTCCCGTAACGGGACGCTTGGCGGATTCCACCCTCGAGCTGCGCGATGCGAGCGGGACCCTGCTCGCTTCCAACGACAACTGGAAGACGCACCCTGATGGCAGCAGCCAGCAAGCCGAAATCGAAGCGACAGGTCTTCAACCTGCCAACGATTTGGAATCAGCGTTGCTCCAAACTTTCCCAGCCGGCAATTACACCGCCATTGTCCGCGGAGTAAACAACACTACCGGCACAGGGTTGGTCGAGGTTTACAACCTTCCGTAA